The following coding sequences are from one Lolium rigidum isolate FL_2022 chromosome 6, APGP_CSIRO_Lrig_0.1, whole genome shotgun sequence window:
- the LOC124665698 gene encoding AP2/ERF and B3 domain-containing protein Os01g0141000-like, translating to MGVEILSCTAEHSSQYSSGASTATTESGATRPPTVPSFPVAVTDEAVTSRPASAQSSSSSRFKGVVPQPNGRWGAQIYERHARVWLGTFPDEDTAARAYDVAALRYRGREAATNYPCAAEAAELAFLAAHSKAEIVDMLRKHTYADELRQGLRRGRGMGARAQPTPAWAREPLFEKAVTPSDVGKLNRLVVPKQHAEKHFPLKRSPETTTTTTGKGVLLNFEDGEGKVWRFRYSYWNSSQSYVLTKGWSRFVREKGLGAGDAIVFSCSAYGPEKQFFIDCKKTTPMASRTASPSVSPPMEGTAKVEQVRVVRLFGVDIAGAKRGRAAEQGPQELFKRQCMEHGQRSPALGALVL from the coding sequence ATGGGGGTGGAGATCCTGAGCTGCACGGCGGAGCACTCCTCCCAGTACTCGTCCGGCGCATCCACGGCCACAACGGAGTCCGGTGCCACGCGTCCGCCCACGGTACCGAGCTTTCCCGTCGCCGTCACCGACGAGGCCGTGACCTCGCGGCCGGCGTCGGcgcagtcgtcgtcgtcgtcgcggtTCAAGGGCGTGGTGCCGCAGCCCAACGGGCGGTGGGGCGCGCAGATCTACGAGCGCCACGCGCGCGTCTGGCTCGGTACGTTCCCCGACGAAGACACCGCCGCGCGCGCCTACGACGTGGCCGCGCTTCGGTACCGCGGCCGCGAGGCCGCCACCAACTACCCCTGCGCGGCCGAGGCGGCGGAGCTCGCTTTCCTGGCGGCGCACTCAAAGGCCGAGATCGTCGACATGCTCCGCAAGCACACCTACGCGGACGAGCTCCGGCAGGGCCTGCGCCGCGGCCGCGGCATGGGCGCGCGCGCGCAGCCGACGCCGGCGTGGGCGCGGGAGCCCCTCTTCGAGAAGGCCGTGACCCCGAGCGATGTCGGCAAGCTCAACCGCCTCGTGGTCCCCAAGCAGCACGCCGAGAAGCACTTCCCGCTGAagcgctcgccggagacgaccaccaccaccaccgggaaGGGCGTGCTGCTCAACTTCGAGGACGGCGAGGGGAAGGTGTGGAGGTTCCGGTACTCGTACTGGAACAGCAGCCAGAGCTACGTGCTCACCAAGGGCTGGAGCCGCTTCGTCCGGGAGAAGGGCCTCGGCGCCGGCGATGCCATCGTGTTCTCCTGCTCGGCTTACGGGCCGGAGAAGCAGTTCTTCATCGACTGCAAGAAGACCACGCCGATGGCCAGCCGCACGGCATCGCCATCGGTGTCCCCTCCAATGGAGGGGACGGCGAAAGTGGAACAAGTCCGTGTGGTGAGGCTGTTCGGCGTCGACATCGCCGGAGCGAAGCGGGGGCGAGCGGCGGAGCAAGGGCCGCAGGAGTTGTTCAAGAGGCAATGCATGGAGCACGGCCAGCGCTCTCCTGCCCTAGGTGCCCTCGTCTTATAG